A window of the Arachis duranensis cultivar V14167 chromosome 5, aradu.V14167.gnm2.J7QH, whole genome shotgun sequence genome harbors these coding sequences:
- the LOC107491264 gene encoding uncharacterized protein LOC107491264, with protein sequence MDVDSQPTMEETILVGDDLMMGPPSPVVPPEIASHVLRGVDLCDGILKNLFLCLQINDIEPFCQDELALYKQCAERRDKEIRNRLQESDRKLGSSMPFEEAKERVTQLEKEVTSLDRHLILATGAEGMEGFRQRWSLHGRLTDTKKRLESLKQGIDSRK encoded by the exons ATGGATG TTGATTCACAGCCAACTATGGAAGAAACGATTCTGGTGGGCGATGACCTGATGATGGGTCCACCGTCACCTGTTGTGCCACCTGAAATTGCATCCCATGTTCTCCGCGGTGTTGATTTGTGTGATGGAATCCTTAAGAACCTGTTTTTAT GCTTGCAAATCAATGACATTGAACCATTCTGCCAGGATGAGCTTGCTCTTTATAAACAATGTGCTGAAAGAAGG GACAAGGAGATTAGGAATCGTCTTCAAGAAAGTGACCGGAAATTGGGTTCATCAATGCCTTTTGAAGAAGCCAAGGAGAGAGTTACCCAGCTTGAGAAAGAAGTTACGTCATTGGATAG GCACCTCATTCTTGCTACTGGAGCTGAAGGCATGGAAGGTTTTCGACAAAGATGGAGTTTACATGGCCGCCTAACTGATACCAA GAAAAGGTTGGAGTCCTTAAAGCAGGGCATAGATAGCAGAAAATGA